A genomic window from Colletotrichum destructivum chromosome 7, complete sequence includes:
- a CDS encoding Putative major facilitator superfamily, MFS transporter superfamily has product MMSIGKRQTDLDPNSKTANVASVIGHLPLSEDGGYESGRELPPQDHGRAAWTSLVAVSAIAMATWGFGATQGVFREYYFKTPPLQGNQLVASTGLLVVGLLQTLPPFLLRIIGTDPRYRFYMMWSGMVLVVASSLGAAFSTSAVQVIMTQGLMYGLSSGLLFAPCLTFVDEWFSKRRGIANGIFFGAPNIAAAGLSPIFSILLKRFGPRTTLIGWAVFTAIVISLGIMCVRPRRTHQEEMATTAAQKPASLRRLFKRPVFWLFVFSMTLQSLANNLPANYLPSYASDLGVSPEKGALLVTFLSLSGIVGQISLGALTDAIGPLIPMLLSTLVSSFAVLVIWGLGKLYWNMVIASILFGAFAFSFMVLRSHMAAVVVDDPSRIAEETFVSGILLFTRGVIGVVSGYIAAAVLERSDHIGVQPGYGSGKWRAFIILVGTTMTAATLGAFGLLRRRKGM; this is encoded by the exons ATGATGTCGATTGGAAAGAGGCAGACAGACCTGGATCCCAACAGTAAGACGGCAAACGTGGCGTCGGTCATTGGACATCTTCCACTGTCCGAAGACGGGGGCTATGAATCTGGCCGAGAACTCCCTCCTCAGGACCATGGCAGGGCTGCTTGGACGAGCCTGGTGGCTGTTTCAGCCATCGCCATGGCCACTTGGG GCTTTGGTGCTACCCAAGGGGTTTTTCGAGAGTACTATTTCAAAACGCCCCCCCTTCAAGGAAACCAGCTAGTCGCATCCACTGGTCTCCTCGTAGTT GGTCTCTTGCAAACTTTACCCCCTTTCCTACTCAGAATCATTGGCACAGACCCTCGATACCGATTCTACATGATGTGGAGTGGTATGGTTCTGGTAGTGGCGTCTTCTCTTGGCGCTGCTTTCTCTACTTCG GCAGTGCAAGTCATCATGACTCAAGGTCTCATGTATGGCCTATCAAGTGGGCTGCTTTTTGCGCCCTGCTTGACATTTGTGGACGAGTGGTTTTCCAAGAGGCGTGGTATCGCCAACGGCATCTT TTTCGGTGCCCCAAATATCGCGGCGGCTGGCCTATCGCCCATTTTCTCCATTCTCCTGAAGCGTTTCGGACCTCGCACAACTCTCATCGGGTGGGCTGTATTCActgccatcgtcatctcTCTTGGTATCATGTGTGTCCGCCCTCGGCGTACACATCAGGAGGAGATGGCAACAACCGCAGCTCAAAAGCCGGCTTCTCTGCGAAGACTGTTCAAACGTCCAGTTTTCTggctcttcgtcttctcgaTGACTCTGCAGAGTCTGGCGAACAATCTTCCAGCCAACTATCTACCCAGCTACGCAAGCGACTTGGGAGTGTCCCCCGAAAAGGGGGCCTTGTTGGTGACGttcctctctctgtctggAATTGTTGGTCAAATATCACTTGGAGCCCTCAC GGATGCGATCGGTCCGTTGATACCCATGCTGCTCAGCACTCTAGTTAGCAGTTTTGCGGTCCTAGTGATCTGGGGTCTGGGTAAGCTCTACTGGAACATGGTCATTGCTTCCATTCTGTTTGGTGCATTTGCCTTCAGTTTCATGGTCCTACGCAGTCACATGGCTGCTGTCGTTGTGGACGATCCCAGTCGCATAGCTGAGGAGACGTTTGTCTCTGGGATTTTGCTGTTCACGAGAGGTGTGATCGGTGTTGTTTCGGGTTACATAGCCGCCGCTGTGTTGGAACGAAGCGATCACATTGGAGTGCAGCCAGGATACGGCTCTGGAAAGTGGCGAGCGTTCATCATTCTTGTTGGAAccacgatgacggcggcaacTTTAGGAGCTTTTGGGTTGTTACGAAGGCGGAAAGGAATGTAG
- a CDS encoding Putative F-box domain-containing protein → MSAIKSPIDSLPNELLIAVLSTLESRDLLPLTLVDRRFDATATTILQHRLLHTVKMEGHDMVLESYHPVAKQSTPTMTCRFLGLSSPNHTRTGEQDMDLRDLSQLYSHFRPVVSEETRRMWRVFGRRLPGAPIEQDIGDEPVTQELILDDGELFSQLCTTTSLIKSGSIPSLLSCYSNITHGVVRVWRNWLAEAAASSAICPAGRSNDKNTILWTDAARTVGLKLRVTEVTLERLPPYHGLDEDPPVAYFLHYEELLVRTSHLLLAIEKSALQEVANSGRATIIAPI, encoded by the exons ATGTCTGCCATCAAATCTCCAATAGACTCGTTACCGAACGAG CTCCTGATCGCTGTCCTATCCACACTCGAGTCTCGCGATCTGCTCCCATTGaccctcgtcgaccgccgCTTCGATGCCACAGCAACAACCATCCTGCAACACCGCCTCCTCCATACTGTCAAGATGGAAGGCCACGACATGGTCCTAGAGAGCTACCATCCTGTCGCCAAGCAGTCGACGCCGACCATGACATGTCGGTTCCTGGGACTCAGTTCCCCGAATCACACGCGGACCGGTGAACAAGATATGGATCTCCGGGACCTTTCTCAGCTCTACTCGCACTTCCGTCCTGTTGTTTCCGAGGAGACACGGCGCATGTGGAGGGTTTTTGGTCGACGGCTGCCCGGCGCCCCCATCGAGCAAGATATTGGCGACGAACCAGTCACCCAAGAGCTCATCCTGGACGATGGAGAGCTGTTCTCCCAGCTCTGCACCACTACGAGCCTGATCAAGTCCGGTTCAATCCCCAGCCTTCTCTCTTGCTACAGTAACATCACACATGGCGTGGTGCGCGTGTGGAGGAATTGGCTGGCCGAGGCAGCCGCCAGCAGTGCCATCTGCCCGGCTGGTAGGAGTAATGACAAGAACACAATCTTGTGGACTGATGCCGCAAGGACTGTGGGCTTGAAACTTCGAGTCACCGAAGTGACCCTAGAGCGTCTACCGCCTTACCATGGCTTGGACGAGGATCCACCTGTCGCGTACTTCCTTCATTACGAGG AGTTGCTGGTTCGCACAAGCCATCTCCTACTGGCCATAGAGAAATCGGCTTTGCAAGAAGTTGCCAATTCAGGCAGAGCAACCATCATAGCTCCTATTTAG
- a CDS encoding Putative glucose-methanol-choline oxidoreductase, FAD/NAD(P)-binding domain superfamily yields the protein MTTIDSTKDFDFIVIGGGTAGCVVAGRLAENPNVNILIIEAGVSNPKDNEAITTPARAFELRGSKWDWGYKTTMIDRPEYTRIEKPNTRGKVLGGSSCLNYYTWIRGSAATFDDWAPFGGDEWTWAGCKEYFDKPATFHDDQSLFPKHLQHIGTSGPIHVSPAELVAEAAPFREALKKAWVSKGEKLNDEIYDGEMHGLATAVSSIYKGTRSSSWLFLEGKKNVTVLGQTNSRRLIIEDGQAVGVEVIGPNGEDLTFRAKYEVIVSSGVYESPKLLMLSGIGPKEHLDSFGIETIVDSPHVGQNLLDHPIMPHVFKLKDGYGLDQHLLRAGPERDGAVSSYRWKHKGPLSSGLLELVGLPRVDDRLKNCPEYIEYLERNGGVDPFGPGGQPHFEIDFVPMFCDAFQWHIPTPPQGDYFTVIVDLLRPLSQNGTVTLNSTDPLEQAKININFFSNDLDLIAMREGVRFVDDIVMNGEGMKDIIESDYPWPMPRNSDEAMIKMILERSQTGFHPCGTTRMSQNIGQGVVDGKLRVHGVDRLRVVDASVIPVIPDCRIQNAVYMVAEKTSDMIKATYPELYN from the exons ATGACTACCATCGATAGCACCAAGGACTTCGACTTCATAGTCATTGGCG GTGGCACGGCCGGCTGCGTTGTCGCTGGACGCCTGGCCGAGAACCCCAATGTGaacatcctcatcatcgaggccggcgtcagCAACCCGAAGGACAACGAAGCCATCACGACGCCCGCCCGAGCTTTCGAACTTAGAGGCAGCAAATGGGACTGGGGGTACAAGACGACCATGATCGACCGCCCCGAATATACTCGCATCGAGAAGCCCAACACCCGCGGCAAGGTTCTAGGCGGCAGCAGCTGTCTCAACTACTACACTTGGATCCGCGGCAGCGCGGCCACCTTTGATGACTGGGCTCCCTTCGGTGGAGATGAGTGGACATGGGCTGGCTGCAAAGAGTATTTCGACAAGCCAGCCACTTTCCACGACGACCAGAGCCTCTTCCCCAAGCACTTGCAGCACATCGGCACTTCGGGGCCCATCCATGTATCCCCTGCCGAGCTTGTCGCTGAGGCCGCTCCCTTCCGTGAAGCTCTAAAGAAGGCCTGGGTCAGCAAGGGTGAGAAGCTGAACGATGAGATCTACGACGGTGAGATGCATGGCCTGGCCACCGCCGTGAGCTCCATCTATAAGGGCACCCGGTCCTCCAGCTGGCTCTTCCTCGAAGGCAAGAAGAACGTGACTGTTCTGGGCCAGACCAACTCCAGGCGACTCATCATTGAagacggccaggccgtcggTGTTGAGGTCATCGGACCTAATGGCGAAGACCTCACTTTCCGGGCCAAGTACGAGGTTATCGTGTCCTCGGGCGTCTACGAATCACCCAAGCTCCTGATGCTTTCCGGTATTGGCCCCAAGGAACACCTCGATTCTTTTGGAATTGAGACGATCGTCGACTCGCCTCACGTTGGTCAGAACCTTCTTGACCACCCTATCATGCCCCACGTCTTCAAGCTTAAGGACGGCTATGGTCTCGACCAACACCTCCTACGTGCCGGTCCCGAGAGAGATGGCGCAGTGTCATCTTACCGCTGGAAGCACAAGGGCCCGTTGAGCAGTGGGCTTCTTGAGCTAGTTGGTCTGCCTCGTGTCGACGACCGCCTCAAGAACTGTCCAGAGTATATCGAGTATCTCGAGCGGAATGGAGGAGTCGACCCCTTCGGCCCTGGCGGCCAGCCTCATTTTGAGATCGACTTTGTC CCCATGTTCTGCGATGCGTTCCAGTGGCATATTCCCACCCCACCTCAGGGTGACTACttcaccgtcatcgtcgacctgCTTCGCCCCCTTTCTCAAAACGGCACCGTCACGCTGAACTCGACCGACCCCCTTGAGCAGGCGAAGATCAACATCAACTTCTTCTCCAACGATCTcgacctcatcgccatgCGCGAGGGCGTTCGCTTCGTTGACGACATCGTAATGAACGGAGAGGGCATGAAAGACATCATCGAGAGCGACTACCCGTGGCCCATGCCCCGCAACTCGGATGAAGCCATGATCAAGATGATCCTGGAGCGCTCGCAGACCGGCTTCC ACCCCTGCGGTACCACCCGTATGTCTCAGAACATCGGACAGGGCGTCGTTGACGGCAAGCTCCGTGTCCATGGCGTGGACAGACTCCGAGTTGTCGATGCTTCCGTCATCCCGGTCATCCCCGATTGCCGTATCCAGAACGCTGTCTACATGGTTGCCGAGAAGACCTCGGACATGATTAAGGCTACTTACCCAGAGCTGTACAACTAG
- a CDS encoding Putative MFS transporter superfamily produces the protein MSSMEKDVEKAEVDVAKPEESHAAPEQTARRISLTKPPPTPPKDDGYRPMTSSTKRLSFSTTMSPRRIKYGTGKHSKTELSPQPTDDPDDPLNWPQWKKELNYVALMMTVGLIGGMKTAYVSVNGVLAVRFNTSYTAVASLTAVPLVVSAFTGLMGLMVAKVWGKRPVYLVSMVLVFIGAMWNMRAGNSFGECMGARVFQGLGWGAFDSLVLGSIQDTYFEHERNVRITAYNLLSVATTWGAPLLGGLASRNAARFTVQFEVINALQIVAVPLLVFGAPETSFERWFSFSMAQTPASSVSWTSRYPKPLGKPSVENVKAYLRTMKPLSFSVDPDLATLLQAPRAFVAPTTLLLVVVTFMPYCALWGLTESLSLLFSPMPWMLNESAIGSLMAAPFVFAVVTVCGVGFYRKRPADHTPYDTVSILAAGTALAAAGILAFGLETHAVMSASGASGTADAFKMDGVGARLSFPLLSFLLGLLAAGVAVLDGAVRPVIWRSTQFTSSNMGVCLRNVADMHAGVACWRNLLAGVFVMVLPNTVVVWAGLKAIVVGLGVTQILVGAGMCGAWWFYDDYVRGLDGRVMGLVDLSMLRRAGSFFDTD, from the exons ATGAGTAGCATGGAGAAGGACGTGGAAaaggccgaggtcgatgtGGCCAAACCAGAAGAGAGCCACGCGGCGCCGGAacagacggcgaggaggatatccctgacgaagccgccgccgacgccgcccaagGACGATGGATACCGACCCatgacgagctcgacgaagcgactttccttctcgacgacgatgagccCGCGCAGGATCAAGTACGGGACGGGAAAACACTCCAAGACGGAACTGAGCCCCCAACCGACCGACGACCCCGACGATCCCCTG AACTGGCCACAGTGGAAGAAGGAGCTCAACTATGTTGCGCTCATGATGACGGTCGGGCTTATCGGGgggatgaagacggcgtaCGTGAGCGTCAACGGCGTGCTCGCGGTGAGATTCAATACCTCGTACACGGCCGTCGCGTCCCTGACGGCCGTGCCactcgtcgtctcggccttCACGGGGCTCATGGGCCTCATGGTGGCCAAGGTCTGGGGCAAGAGGCCGGTCTACCTCGTCTCGATGGTGTTGGTCTTCATCGGCGCGATGTGGAACATGCGCGCGGGCAACAGTTTCGGGGAGTGCATGGGAGCGCGTGTCTTCCAGGGTCTGGGCTGGGGAGCGTTCGACAGCCTTGTTCTCGGCTCGATCCAGGACACCTATTTT GAACATGAGCGGAACGTCCGCATCACGGCGTACAACCTCCTCTCTGTCGCTACCACTTGGGGCGCgcccctcctcggcggcctcgcaTCCCGCAACGCGGCCCGCTTCACCGTCCAGTTCGAGGTCATCAACGCCTTGCAGATTGTCGCCGTTCCgctgctcgtcttcggcgcccCCGAAACATCCTTTGAACGGTGGTTCAGCTTCAGCATGGCGCAGACCCCGGCGTCCTCCGTCTCGTGGACGTCGAGGTATCCGAAGCCCCTCGGCAAGCCGTCCGTGGAGAACGTCAAGGCATACCTCCGAACCATGAAGCCATTATCGTTCTCCGTTGATCCAGACCTTGCCACTCTTTTGCAGGCGCCCCGCGCTTTTGtcgcgccgacgacgctgctTCTCGTCGTGGTGACCTTCATGCCGTACTGCGCGCTGTGGGGCCTGACCGAGTCGctctcccttctcttctcGCCCATGCCGTGGATGCTCAACGAGTCCGCCATCGGCTCACTCATGGCCGCACCGTTCGTCTTCGCCGTGGTCACCGTCTGCGGGGTCGGATTCTACCGTAAGCGGCCCGCTGATCACACGCCCTACGACACCGTCAGCATCCTGGCAGCCGGcacggccctcgccgccgcaggcatcctcgccttcggcctcgagacGCACGCCGTCATGTCCGCGTCCGGGGCATCCGGCACGGCGGACGCCTTCAAGATGGACGGCGTTGGGGCGCGCCTGTCATTCCCGCTGCTCTCGTTCCTGCTGGGCCTCctggcggcgggcgtcgcggtgctcgacggcgcggttCGGCCCGTCATCTGGCGCTCGACGCAGTTCACGTCGTCCAACATGGGCGTCTGCCTGCGCAACGTGGCCGACATGCATGCCGGCGTGGCTTGCTGGCGGAATCTACTCGCTGGGGTGTTTGTCATGGTGCTGCCGAacaccgtcgtcgtgtgGGCTGGGCTGAAAGCGATCGTCGTCGGACTCGGGGTCACGCAGATCCTGGTCGGGGCGGGCATGTGCGGCGCCTGGTGGTTCTACGACGATTACGTGAGGGGACTGGACGGGCGGGTGATGGGGTTGGTCGATCTGAGTAtgttgaggagggcggggagTTTCTTTGATACGGACTGA